A DNA window from Arachis hypogaea cultivar Tifrunner chromosome 18, arahy.Tifrunner.gnm2.J5K5, whole genome shotgun sequence contains the following coding sequences:
- the LOC112772839 gene encoding callose synthase 12, translated as MTQSYETYNIIPIPNSNNSHPDQHPSLRYPEVIAASSALRSIGDLRLPPRWHPDMDLLDWLSLFFGFQNDNVRNQREHLLLQLANAQMRFSPAPDTTHHLHPSVLRSFRKKLLKNYKTWCSFHGKKHHLKLINNHKKKTDNDLRLELLYVSLYLLIWGEAANLRFIPECICFIFHHMVKDLNRILEDHDGKLPEVSGENAFLRLVVKPIYDIVKLEAESSRNGTAPHCDWMNYDDVNEIFWNKSCFQKLKWPIDVGTSRFFLYRTGKTGFVERRSFWNLFRSFDRLWVMLILFLQASIIVSWPGYKYPWKALKRRRVQVRILTVFITWSGLRLLQALLDFMMQGKVISKDTKRLGLRMFLKFFVAAAWILVFFRFYNLIWNEWDKEERKWSKKTNKVVMDFYMVAFVFLLPEILGFLFLLFPWVSNFFEKRDWSILRLLSWWFHRTIYVGRGLREGLIDNIRYTLFWILVLTTKFTFSYFLQIKPMIPLTKKILKLHVDIEWHDFFDHGKTDDKFALGLLWLPVILIYLMDIQIWYSIYSSFVGAAVGLFAHLGEIRSMQQVKLRFQFFASAALFNLMPEEQSLNERGTFMSKIKDAMRRMKLRYGFGQPYRKLESNHTEANKFALIWNEIILSFREEDIISDREVELLELPKNLWNVRVIRWPCVLLSNELLLALSQAKELANSSDKRLWRKICKDEFRRCAVLESYDCIKHLLLEIVIKPGTEEHSILESLFQHIEKSIEIGKFTKSFKTTALPQLHSKLIKLIEVLSKRTVKDSTQMVNILQALYEITIREFLKEKRTAEKLISDGLAPKHQSSANLLFENAVRLPETTNENFYRQLRRLHTILTSRDSMQKVPVNIMAKTRLAFFTNSLFMNMPHAPQVEKMKAFSVLTPYYSEEVLYSKEQLRIENEDGISILYYLQTIFDDEWKNFIERMRREGMENDDDIWTEKLMELRLWASYRGQTLSRTVRGMMYYYKALKLLAFLDSAPDINVWDGSLNLSSMVKENKDGSDRVRSPFSHCLSNAYTSEDLPFKGHDYGTASMKFTYVVACQIYGAQKAKKDPRADEILALMKNNEALRVAYVDEVSTSRDEKDYYSVLVKYDQEWEREVEIYRVKLPGPLKLGEGKPENQNHAVIFTRGDAVQTIDMNQDNYFEEALKMRNLLEEFNCYYGIRKPNILGVREHIFTGSVSSLAWFMSAQETSFVTLGQRVLANPLKIRMHYGHPDVFDRFWFLTRGGLSKASRVINISEDIFAGFNCTLRGGNVTHHEYIQVGKGRDVGLNQISLFEAKVASGNGEQVLSRDVYRLGHRLDFFRMLSFYYTTVGFFFNTMMVVLTVYAFLWGRLFLALSGFEAAMQKKSTNNKAFGAILNQQFIIQLGLFTALPMIVENSLEHGFLQSMWDFLTMQLQLSSVFFTFSMGTRCHFFGRTILHGGAKYRATGRGFVVEHKSFAENYRLYARSHFVKAIELGLILIIYAQHSPVARNTVVYVIMTISSWFLVSSWIIAPFLFNPSGFDWLKTVNDFDDFMDWIWYRGRVFAKAEESWEIWWYEEQDHLKVTGFWGKVFEIVLDLRFFTFQYGTVYKLRITDGSTSISVYLLSWICVAVIFGIYVVLSFARNKYEAKNHIYFRFVQSVIITLTIIVIVGLLNFTKFRFGDIFTSLLAFIPTGWGIILIAQVFRPQLRRTRIWKGIVSLARLYDILFGVIVMAPVALFSWLPGCQSMQTRILFNEAFSRGLQIFQIVTGKKTQT; from the exons ATGACTCAAAGCTACGAAACCTACAACATCATCCCCATCCCCAACAGCAACAACAGCCACCCCGACCAACACCCTTCCCTCCGATACCCGGAGGTCATCGCCGCCAGCTCAGCCCTACGCTCCATTGGCGACCTCCGCCTCCCTCCCCGATGGCACCCCGACATGGACCTCCTCGACTGGCTCTCCCTCTTCTTCGGCTTCCAAAACGACAACGTCCGCAACCAGCGCGAGCACCTCCTCCTCCAACTCGCCAACGCTCAGATGCGCTTCTCCCCTGCCCCCGACACCACCCACCACCTCCACCCCTCCGTCCTCCGCTCCTTCCGCAAAAAGCTCCTCAAAAACTACAAAACCTGGTGCTCCTTCCACGGCAAAAAACACCATCTCAAGCTCATCAACAACCACAAAAAGAAAACCGATAACGACCTCCGCCtcgagctcctctatgtctcccTCTACCTCCTCATTTGGGGCGAAGCCGCCAATCTCCGCTTCATCCCTGAATGCATCTGCTTCATTTTCCACCACATGGTCAAGGACCTCAACAG GATTCTGGAGGATCACGATGGTAAATTGCCTGAAGTTTCAGGGGAGAATGCGTTCTTGAGGCTTGTAGTGAAGCCGATTTACGATATAGTGAAGCTGGAAGCGGAGTCTAGCAGGAATGGAACTGCGCCTCATTGTGATTGGATGAACTATGATGATGTGAACGAGATCTTCTGGAACAAGAGCTGTTTCCAGAAGCTCAAGTGGCCTATTGATGTTGGAACAAGCCGGTTCTTCTTGTACCGCACTGGGAAGACAGGTTTCGTGGAGAGAAGATCGTTTTGGAACCTTTTCAGAAGCTTTGATAGGCTTTGGGTGATGCTGATTCTGTTCCTGCAAGCTTCTATCATCGTTTCTTGGCCAGGGTACAAATATCCTTGGAAAGCTTTGAAGCGTCGAAGGGTGCAAGTTCGGATCTTGACCGTGTTCATCACCTGGAGTGGTTTGAGGCTTCTGCAGGCCCTGCTTGATTTTATGATGCAGGGAAAGGTTATTTCCAAGGACACCAAGAGACTTGGACTGAGGATGTTCCTGAAATTCTTCGTGGCCGCGGCATGGATCCTCGTGTTTTTCAGGTTTTACAATTTGATTTGGAATGAGTGGGACAAAGAAGAAAGGAAGTGGTCTAAAAAGACAAATAAGGTGGTGATGGATTTCTACAtggttgcttttgttttcttgctCCCTGAGATTTTGGGTTTCTTATTCCTCCTTTTTCCTTGGGTTTCAAACTTCTTTGAGAAGCGTGATTGGAGCATTCTTCGCTTACTCTCGTGGTGGTTTCACCGCACTATTTATGTCGGCCGCGGTTTGAGAGAAGGACTAATTGATAACATTAGGTATACATTGTTCTGGATCTTGGTTCTGACCACCAAATTTACATTCAGTTACTTCCTGCAGATTAAGCCCATGATTCCTCTCACAAAGAAGATATTGAAACTTCATGTGGACATTGAGTGGCATGATTTTTTTGATCATGGGAAAACGGACGACAAATTTGCTCTTGGTCTTCTATGGCTTCCTGTTATTTTGATTTATCTAATGGATATTCAGATATGGTATTCGATATATTCGTCTTTTGTTGGTGCTGCTGTGGGTTTGTTTGCGCATTTGGGTGAGATTAGAAGCATGCAGCAGGTGAAGTTAAGGTTTCAATTCTTTGCTAGCGCTGCTCTTTTTAATCTCATGCCAGAAGAGCAGTCCCTGAATGAAAGGGGAACTTTTATGAGCAAAATTAAGGATGCTATGAGAAGGATGAAGCTCAGGTATGGGTTTGGGCAACCATATAGGAAGCTTGAGTCTAACCATACTGAGGCCAACAAGTTTGCTTTGATATGGAACGAGATAATCTTATCCTTTAGGGAGGAGGATATCATCTCGGACCGAGAGGTCGAGCTTCTGGAGCTGCCAAAGAACTTATGGAATGTCAGAGTGATTCGCTGGCCGTGTGTTCTACTCAGCAACGAGTTACTATTGGCATTAAGTCAGGCCAAAGAACTGGCTAATTCTTCTGATAAGAGGCTTTGGAGGAAGATATGCAAGGATGAGTTTAGAAGATGTGCTGTCCTTGAGTCTTATGATTGCATAAAGCACTTGCTTCTTGAGATTGTTATCAAGCCTGGTACTGAGGAGCATTCCATTTTGGAGTCTTTGTTTCAGCACATTGAAAAGTCCATTGAAATTGGGAAATTCACCAAATCATTCAAGACTACAGCACTTCCCCAGCTTCACAGCAAGTTGATCAAACTTATTGAGGTATTGAGCAAGAGGACAGTGAAAGATTCTACTCAAATGGTGAATATCCTCCAGGCCCTCTATGAGATCACGATTCGAGAGTTTTTAAAGGAGAAAAGGACTGCTGAGAAGCTAATCAGTGATGGTTTGGCTCCAAAGCATCAATCTTCTGCTAATCTTCTTTTTGAGAATGCTGTTCGGCTGCCTGAAACTACTAATGAGAACTTTTATCGGCAGCTTCGACGCTTGCACACCATTCTTACCTCCAGGGATTCAATGCAAAAAGTCCCAGTTAACATAATGGCTAAAACAAGGTTGGCTTTCTTTACTAACTCACTTTTTATGAACATGCCCCATGCTCCCCAAGTTGAGAAAATGAAGGCTTTCAGTGTTCTAACACCTTACTATAGTGAAGAAGTATTGTACAGCAAAGAGCAACTCAGAATTGAGAATGAAGATGGGATTTCAATCTTGTACTATTTGCAGACCATTTTTGATGATGAGTGGAAGAATTTCATAGAAAGGATGCGACGCGAGGGTatggagaatgatgatgatatatGGACAGAGAAGCTTATGGAATTGAGGCTATGGGCTTCATACAGAGGCCAGACACTGTCCCGAACAGTTAGAGGAATGATGTACTACTATAAGGCCCTCAAGCTTTTGGCTTTTCTTGATTCTGCACCAGACATAAATGTCTGGGATGGATCACTCAACCTTTCTTCAAtggtgaaagaaaataaagatggtTCAGACCGAGTAAGGTCACCTTTCTCTCATTGTTTAAGTAATGCATACACTTCAGAAGATTTGCCATTCAAAGGTCATGACTATGGAACTGCGTCGATGAAATTCACATATGTGGTTGCTTGTCAGATATATGGAGCACAGAAGGCAAAAAAGGACCCTCGTGCTGATGAAATATTAGCCttaatgaagaacaatgaagcgCTTCGAGTCGCTTATGTTGATGAGGTTTCGACTAGCAGAGATGAGAAGGATTATTATTCTGTTCTTGTCAAGTATGATCAGGAATGGGAGAGGGAGGTGGAAATTTACCGTGTGAAGTTGCCAGGTCCATTGAAACTAGGAGAAGGAAAGCCTGAGAATCAAAACCATGCAGTGATCTTCACCCGTGGTGATGCTGTTCAGACTATTGATATGAACCAGGACAACTACTTTGAGGAGGCACTTAAAATGAGGAATCTCTTGGAAGAGTTCAATTGTTACTATGGTATTCGGAAACCAAACATTTTGGGAGTGAGGGAACACATTTTCACTGGTTCTGTTTCCTCTCTTGCTTGGTTCATGTCGGCTCAGGAAACGAGTTTCGTCACCTTGGGACAGAGAGTCTTGGCAAATCCTTTGAAAATCAGAATGCATTATGGCCATCCTGATGTGTTTGACAGGTTTTGGTTCTTGACTCGAGGCGGCTTGAGCAAAGCTTCTAGAGTGATCAACATAAGCGAGGACATTTTCGCAGGCTTCAATTGCACTCTTCGTGGAGGTAATGTCACACATCATGAGTATATTCAAGTGGGGAAGGGAAGGGATGTTGGATTGAATCAAATATCATTGTTTGAAGCAAAGGTTGCAAGTGGAAATGGTGAGCAAGTTCTGAGCAGAGATGTGTATAGATTGGGACATAGGCTTGATTTTTTCAGGATGCTTTCTTTCTACTACACTACTGTTGGATTCTTTTTCAACACAATGATGGTTGTTCTTACTGTTTATGCATTTTTATGGGGTAGGCTATTTCTTGCTCTTAGTGGCTTTGAAGCTGCTATGCAGAAAAAATCTACCAACAACAAAGCATTTGGTGCCATATTGAATCAGCAGTTCATTATTCAACTTGGACTTTTCACTGCACTTCCAATGATTGTGGAGAATTCCCTTGAGCATGGTTTCCTTCAATCTATGTGGGATTTCCTCACAATGCAGCTCCAGCTTTCATCAGTTTTCTTCACATTCTCCATGGGAACACGCTGCCATTTCTTTGGCCGGACTATACTGCATGGTGGGGCGAAATACCGAGCTACCGGCCGTGGTTTTGTTGTGGAGCACAAGAGCTTTGCAGAAAACTATAGACTCTATGCTCGCAGCCATTTTGTGAAAGCAATTGAGTTGGGTTTAATACTCATAATTTACGCGCAACATAGTCCTGTCGCGCGTAACACAGTAGTTTATGTGATTATGACCATATCAAGTTGGTTCTTAGTTTCATCATGGATTATTGCACCATTCTTGTTCAATCCTTCTGGCTTTGATTGGTTAAAAACTGTCAATGATTTTGATGACTTCATGGATTGGATTTGGTACAGGGGAAGGGTGTTTGCCAAAGCAGAAGAGAGCTGGGAAATATGGTGGTATGAAGAACAGGATCATCTAAAGGTAACAGGCTTTTGGGGCAAGGTTTTTGAGATAGTCTTAGACCTTAGGTTCTTCACCTTCCAATATGGAACTGTCTATAAGCTACGTATAACAGATGGAAGCACCAGCATTTCAGTTTACTTGCTTTCTTGGATTTGTGTTGCTGTCATATTTGGAATTTATGTGGTGTTATCATTTGCCAGGAACAAATATGAAGCAAAAAACCATATATACTTTCGGTTTGTCCAATCTGTTATTATAACTCTTaccataattgtcatagttggtTTGCTAAACTTCACTAAGTTTAGATTTGGAGACATTTTTACAAGTCTACTGGCCTTCATTCCCACAGGCTGGGGCATTATCTTGATCGCCCAAGTATTCCGGCCGCAATTGCGCCGGACTAGAATTTGGAAGGGTATTGTTTCCTTGGCTCGCTTATATGATATCTTATTTGGAGTCATTGTAATGGCTCCTGTGGCATTATTCTCATGGTTGCCTGGCTGTCAGTCTATGCAAACCAGAATTCTCTTCAATGAAGCATTCAGTCGCGGCCTCCAGATATTCCAGATTGTTACAGGGAAAAAAACTCAGACTTGA